AAGCAAAAAAATATGTAAAATTAGATATTTGTATGCTATAATCTAAAGGAAATAATTAAAAATTGGATTTTTAATTGAAGACAAATTAAAAAGAAGGGAGAAAAGGGAATGTCAAAACACAATACAAGTTTTAAAGTTGATAAAGATAATGAATTGATGAAATTTTTGATGGAAAAGATGCCAGAGAATAGTCGTAATAGTATAAAATCTCTACTTACTCAAAGGAGAGTAATGGTAGATGAGAAAGTTGTATCACAATACAATGCACCGCTAAAAGCTGGGCAAATTGTAAGTATTGGAAAAACTAGAATAACTAAGCACAACTTAGATGGAGTTTCTATCGTATTTGAAGATAAGGATATATTAGTAGTAGAAAAAGAGAGAGGTATATTGTCAGTAGCTACAAAAAATGAGAGAGAAAAGACAGCCTACAATATCCTAAAGAACTACTTAAAAGAGAAAGATCCAAAAGATAAGATATTTGTAGTACACCGTTTAGATAGAGATACATCAGGAGTGATGATATTTGCCAAATCTGAAAAGGCTCAAGATATATTACAAACTACTTGGAATGACTCTGTAAAGGAGAGAACATATGTGGCTCTTGTAGAGGGAAATGTAAAGAAAGATAGAGATACAATCATCTCTTATCTAGCTGAAAATAAGGCAATGGTAATTTATTCAACAACTAATGAGGAAGAGGGTAAAAAAGCCATATCTCATTACAAAGTATTAAAGAGAAATAAAAACTTCTCACTATTAGAGGTTAACATTGAAACAGGTAGAAAAAATCAGATCCGTGTACATATGCAAGATTTAGGACATAGTGTAGTTGGGGATAAAAAATACGGATCTACAAAAAATCCTATTAGAAGATTGGGATTACATGCACATACAATAGTATTTGTACACCCTATCACAAAAGAGGTTTTATCATTTACAAGTAAGATTCCTGACGCATTTTTATCAGTATTTTAATTATTTTGTAAGGGGGATTTAGCATCATGGGAAGAAACAATTTAGAAGAGATTTTACAATTTAATAGAGAGTTTGTTGAAAATAAAGAGTATGAAAAATACAATACAACTAAATATCCAGATAAAAAGATAGCAATACTATCTTG
The genomic region above belongs to Fusobacterium sp. SYSU M8D902 and contains:
- a CDS encoding RluA family pseudouridine synthase, translated to MSKHNTSFKVDKDNELMKFLMEKMPENSRNSIKSLLTQRRVMVDEKVVSQYNAPLKAGQIVSIGKTRITKHNLDGVSIVFEDKDILVVEKERGILSVATKNEREKTAYNILKNYLKEKDPKDKIFVVHRLDRDTSGVMIFAKSEKAQDILQTTWNDSVKERTYVALVEGNVKKDRDTIISYLAENKAMVIYSTTNEEEGKKAISHYKVLKRNKNFSLLEVNIETGRKNQIRVHMQDLGHSVVGDKKYGSTKNPIRRLGLHAHTIVFVHPITKEVLSFTSKIPDAFLSVF